The Saccharothrix violaceirubra genome segment GCGACCAAGTACGGGTTGCCGCGCAAGACGCTGATGAAGCTGGTGCTGAAGCTTCTCGCCGGTCTCTACGACCCCAAGGACGGCGATTCTTTCGACCGTCTCATCACGGCGGCCACGAAACTCACTCCAACGGCGTAATCGCCGGGCACAAACGGACGCGGCATCGGCTACAAGTCGGTGCCGTTTCGTTTTGGTGTGGCCCCGTTCACTCGGGGTTCCGCAAAGCGTCGCCCGGATGGGGATATTCGCTGGTCAGAGGCATTGTGGGGGTGCCGTCAACGCCACACTGTGACGTTCTACACTGGCCCCCGGGTCTTGTGAATCACTTCACAACCGGCTGTGATGCCTTGTGAAGTGTTTCACAAGCGACCCGCGGAACGTTAGGTACGCCTAACTTCCGTGGGCCGGTCGAACACCCCTTAGGGTGCGAAACGCCTCGGCCGTACACCACCACGTGCGGCCGAACGCGAGGAAAGGACGACGGAGAGTGCTGCAGCCCTACCTCCCCCTCGTATTGATGTTCGCCCTCGCCGCGGCGTTCGCCCTGTTCTCGGTGACGGCCGCGCCCTACATCGGCCCCCGCCGCTACAACAAGGCGAAGCTCGACGCCTACGAGTGCGGCATCGAGCCGAGCCCGCAGCCCGTGGTCGGCGGTGGCCGCATGCCGGTCGCGTACTACCTCACCGCGATGCTGTTCATCCTGTTCGACATCGAAATGGTGTTCCTCTACCCGTTCGCGGTGTCCGCGGACCGGCTGGGCCTGTTCGGCCTGGTGGAGATCGCCCTGTTCGTCGCCACGGTCGGGTTCGCGTACGCCTACGTCTGGCGGCGCGGCGGCCTCGACTGGAACTGAGGGGGAAGACCCGTGGGTCTCGAAGAGAAGCTCCCGAACGGCATCCTGCTCGCCAGCGTGGAGAAGCTGGTCAACTGGACCCGCAAGTCCTCGCTGTGGCCGGCGACGTTCGGCCTCGCGTGCTGCGCGATCGAGATGATGACCACCGGCGGTCCGCGCTACGACCTCGCGCGGTTCGGCATGGAGGTCTTCCGCGCCTCGCCGCGCCAGGCCGACCTGATGATCGTGGCGGGCCGGGTGACCAACAAGATGGCGCCGGTGCTGCGCCAGATCTACGACCAGATGCCCGAGCCCCGCTGGGTGCTGGCCATGGGCGTGTGCGCGTCCAGCGGCGGCATGTTCAACAACTACGCGGTCGTGCAGGGCGTGGACCACGTCGTCCCGGTCGACATGTACCTGCCGGGCTGCCCGCCCCGACCGGAGATGCTGATCGACGCGATCCTCAAGATCCACGCGAAGATCATGGACGAGCCCCTCGGGCCGACCAGGGCCGCGCTGCTCGCCGAGAGCGGCAAGACGACGGACCTGATCCCGTCCTCCCAGCGCTTTGCGAAGAAGTGAGCACCGATGGCTGACGAGAAGAACCCCGAGGCCCTGTCCTCGGCGGACCTGACCCCCGCCGAGGCCGCCGAACACCAGGCGCACGGCGGCGTCGTCGCCGGTCGCGCCCGCCAGGGCATGTTCGGCATCTCCGGTTCCGGCGACACCTCGGGCTTCGGCGGCCTGCGGCTGCCCGCGCACGTCGCGGCCCGGTCCGAGCGGCCCTACGGCGGCTGGTTCGACGAGGTCGCGGACGAGCTGGCCGCCGCGATCCGGGAGAAGGGCCTGCCCGACGACACCGTCCAGCAGGTCACCGTCGCCCACGGCGAGATCACGTTCTACCTGCGCCGCGAACACCTGGTCGACACCGCCCGCATCCTGCGCGACGACCCGGCCCTGCGGTTCGAGCTGTGCAGCTCGGTGTCCGGTGTGGACTACGGCGCCGACGCGCCGCAGCGGCTGCACTCGGTCTACCACCTGACCTCCATGACCTACCGCCGGCGCATCCGCCTCGAGGTCGCGGTGGACGTCGACGACGCGCGCATCCCCAGCGTGGTCTCCGTCTACCCGACGGCCGACTGGCAGGAGCGCGAGGCGTGGGACATGTTCGGGATCGTCTACGAAGGACACCCGGGCCTGACCCGAATCCTCATGCCGGACGACTGGGACGGCCACCCGCAGCGCAAGGACTACCCGCTCGGCGGCATCCCGGTGGAGTACAAGGGCGCGGAGATCCCCCCGCCGGACCAGAGGCGGTCTTACTCATGACTGAGCAGCGAGTTTCCGACTACACCACGGGCACCGACACCAGCGCCGAGGGTCGGGCGAGCGACGCGTACGCCGGGTCGCGCCAGACCACCGAGGGCACCGTCTACACGGTCACCGGTGGCGACTGGGACGACGTGCTCGCGGACGCCGCGGGCGAAGAGCGCATCGTCATGAACCTCGGCCCGCAGCACCCGTCCACGCACGGCGTGCTGCGGCTGGTGCTGGAGCTGGAGGGCGAGACCGTCACCCAGGCCCGCAGCGTCATCGGCTACCTGCACACCGGCATCGAGAAGAACGTCGAGTACCGGAACTGGACCCAGGGCGTCACGTTCGTGACGCGCACGGACTACCTCGCGCCGCTGCACCACGAGACCGCGTACTGCCTGGCCGTGGAGAAGCTGCTGGGCGTCGAGGTCCCGTACCGCGCCCAGGTCGCCCGTGTGATCCTCATGGAGCTGAACCGGATCAGCTCCCACCTGGTCGCGCTGGCCACCGGCGGCATGGAGCTGGGCGCGCTCACCGGCATGACGGCGGGCTTCCGCGAACGCGAGGAGGTCCTGCACCTGCTCGAGTTCCTGACCGGTCTGCGGATGAACCACGCGTACATCCGGCCCGGCGGCCTCGCCCAGGACTTCCCGCAGGGCGCCGAGAACCGCATCCGCGAGTTCCTCAAGGTCATGGACTCCCGCCTGCCCGACTACGACAAGCTGCTCACCGGCCAGCCGATCTGGCGCAACCGGTTGCAGGGCATCGGCTACCTGCCCGTCGACGCGTGCCTCGCGCTGGGCATCACCGGTCCGATCCTGCGGTCGGCCGGCCTGCCCTGGGACCTGCGCAAGATCGAGCCGTACTCGGGCTACGAGCACTACAAGTTCGACGTGCCGACCTCGAACGAGGCCGACTCGTTCGCCCGCTACCGGCTGCGGGTCGAGGAGATGCACCAGTCCCTCAAGATCATCAAGCAGGGCGTGGACTTCCTCCAGCCCGGCCCGGTCATGGTCGAGGACGCCAAGATCGCCTGGCCCGCGCAGCTCACCATCGGCGCCGACGGCATGGGCAACTCCCTGGAGCACGTCCGCAAGATCATGGGCCAGTCCATGGAGTCCCTGATCCACCACTTCAAGCTGGTGACCGAGGGCTTCCAGGTGCCGGCCGGTCAGGTGTACGTGCCGGTCGAGTCGCCGCGCGGCGAACTGGGCTACCACGTGGTCTCCGACGGCGGTACGCGCCCGCTGCGCGTCCACATGCGTGAACCCAGTTTCGTGAACCTCCAGTCGATGCCCGCGATGTGCGAGGGCAGCATGGTCGCCGACGTCATCGCGTCCGTGGCCTCCATCGACCCGGTGATGGGCGGTTGTGACCGATGACCCAGACGCAAGAGCCCGTGATCTTCGACCAGGGCACCGTCGACCGCGCGAACGCGCTCGTCGCCCGCTACCCGGTGCCGCGCTCGGCGTTGCTGCCGATGCTGCACCTGGTGCAGTCGGTCGAGGGGTACGTGAGCCAGGCGGGCATCGCGTTCTGCGCGGAACGCCTCGACCTGACCACCGCCGAGGTCAGCGCGGTCGCGACCTTCTACACCATGTACAAGCGCCGCCCGTGCGGCGAGCACCTGGTGAGCGTCTGCACGAACACGCTGTGCGCGGCGCTCGGCGGTGACGCCATCTACGCGAAGCTGCGCGAGCACCTCGGTTCCGAGGGTCGCCCGCTGGGCCACGAGGAGACCTCGGGCGAGCCGGGCACGCCGGGCTCGATCACGTTGGAGCACGCCGAGTGCCTCGCCGCGTGCGACCTCGGTCCCGTGCTCCAGGTGAACTACGAGTTCTACGACAACCAGACGCCGGAGAAGGCGCTGGAACTGGTGCAGCGGCTCCAGACCGGCGAGAAGCCCGCGCCCACGCGCGGCGCGGCGCTGACCGACTTCCGCCAGGCCGAACTCCAGCTCGCCGGCTTCTTCGAGGGCCGCGACGCCGCCGACCTCGACGGGCCGTCGGCCGCACCCGAGACCGTGCGCGGGGCGAAGATCGCCGCCGACCGCGGCTTCACCGCGCCCGCGATGCCGGACAACGCGGAGTTCCCGCCGCTGCCGGAAAAGAAGTAGGGGGAGGCACGCAGTGGTCGACCAACTCACGCCCGTCCTCACCAAGCGCTGGCTGTCGCCGCGCTCGTGGACGCTGAAGACCTACGAGCAGCTCGAGGGCTACACGGCGCTGCGCAAGGCGCTGACCGCCCACCCGGACCAGCTCATCCAGCAGTGCAAGGACTCCGGCCTGCGCGGTCGCGGCGGCGCCGGCTTCCCGACCGGGCTCAAGTGGGGCTTCATCCCGCAGAACGACGGCAAGCCGCACTACCTCGTCATCAACGCCGACGAGGGCGAGCCGGGCACCTGCAAGGACGTCCCGCTGATGATGGCGGACCCGCACTCGCTCATCGAGGGCATCATCATCACCTCGTACGCGATCCGCGCGAACTTCGCCGCGATCTACGTGCGCGGCGAGGTGCTGCACTGCATCCGCCGCCTCAACGCGGCCGTGCGCGAGGCGTACGAGGCGGGCTACCTGGGCAAGGACATCCTGGGTTCCGGGTTCGACCTCGACCTCGTCGTGCACGCCGGCGCCGGCGCGTACATCTGCGGCGAGGAGACGGCCCTGCTCGACTCCCTGGAGGGTCGGCGCGGCCAGCCCCGGCTCAAGCCCCCCTTCCCGGCGACCTCGGGGCTCTACGCGTCGCCCACTGTGGTGAACAACGTCGAGACGATCGCGTCGGTTCCCTACATCGTCAACGGCGGCGCGGACTGGTTCCGGTCGATGGGCCGCGAGCGCTCGCCCGGCCCGAAGATCTACTCGCTGTCGGGCCACGTGGAGCGCCCCGGCCAGTACGAGGCCCCGATGGGCATCACGCTGCGCGAGCTGCTCGACCTCGCGGGCGGCATGAAGGACGGCATCCCGCTGAAGTTCTGGACGCCGGGCGGCTCGTCCACCCCGCTGTTCACCGCCGAGCACCTCGATGTCCCCCTGGACTTCGAGGGCGCGGCGGAGGCCGGGTCCATGCTGGGCACGACCGCGTTGCAGATCTTCAACACCACGGTGTCCGTGCCGTGGGCGGTCATGAAGTGGACCGAGTTCTACAAGCACGAGTCGTGCGGCAAGTGCACGCCGTGCCGCGAGGGCACGTACTGGCTGGTCCAGATCCTCCAGCGGATGGTGCGCGGCGAGGGCACGGCGGGCGACATCGACACGCTGCTCGACGTCTGCGACAACATCCTCGGCCGGTCGTTCTGCGCGCTCGGCGACGGTGCGGTCAGCCCGATCACCAGTGGCATCAAGTACTTCAAGCAGGAGTTCCTCGACCTGTGCGACCGGAATTCGGCCGCCCGGTACGAGGAGACGTTGGCAGGAGCAGGCGCATGACGATCGCCCCTGACAAGAGCACCGAGCTGGTCGTGCCGGAAGGCCACGTCAAGCTCGTGATCGACGGCCTGGAAGTGGTGGCGCCCAAGGGCGAACTGCTCATCCGCACGGCCGAGCGCCTGGGCATCGTGGTGCCCCGCTTCTGCGACCACCCGCTGCTCGACCCGGCCGGCGCCTGCCGGCAGTGCCTGGTCGAGGTGGAGATGGGCGGGCGGCCCATGCCCAAGCCGCAGGCGTCCTGCACGATGACGGTCGCCGACGGCATGGTCGTGAAGACCCAGCTCTCCTCGCCGGTCGCGGACAAGGCGCAGCAGGGCGTGATGGAGCTGCTGCTCATCAACCACCCGCTGGACTGCCCGATCTGCGACAAGGGTGGCGAGTGCCCGTTGCAGAACCAGGCCATGAAGCACGGCCGCGCGGACTCCCGCTTCCACGAGCACAAGCGGACGTTCCCCAAGCCGATCGCGGTCAGCGCCCAGGTGCTGCTCGACCGCGAGCGCTGCGTGCTGTGCCAGCGGTGCACCCGGTTCTCCAAGGAGATCGCGGGTGACCACCACTTCCTGGACCTGCTCGAACGCGGCGCCCAGCAGCAGATCGGCACGGCCGAGACCGCCCGCATCGAGGGTGCCGAGGCCGACCGCAACCAGTCGTACTTCTCCGGCAACACCATCCAGATCTGCCCGGTCGGCGCGCTGACCAGCGCGGCCTACCGGTTCCGCGCCCGGCCGTTCGACCTGGTCTCCACGCCGGGCGTGTGCGAGCACTGCTCGTCGGGCTGCGCCGAGCGCACCGACTGGCGGCGCGGCAAGGTGCAGCGCAAGCTCGCCGCCGACGACCCCGAGGTGAACGAGGAGTGGCTCTGCGACAAGGGCCGGTTCGCGTTCCGCCACGTCACGTCGACCGACCGGATCACCCGGCCGCTCATCCGCGACGAGGCCACGGGCGAGCTGCGCGACGCGTCGTGGACCGAGGCGCTGCGGCACGCGGCCGAGGGCCTGGCCAAGGCCCGTGACGGCAAGGGCGTCGGCGTGCTGGCGGGCGGCCGGTTGACGGTCGAGGACGCGTACGCGTACTCGAAGTTCGCCCGGATCGCGGTGCGCACCAACGACGTCGACTTCCGCGCCCGGCCGCACTCCGACGAGGAGACGGCGTTCCTCACCGCCGAGGTACTGGGCCGCACGCCCGAGACCGGCGGCGTGACCTTCCGGGGCATCGAGCAGGCGCCGGCCGCGCTGCTGGTGGCGTTCGAGCCCGAGGAGGAGGCGCCGATCGTCTTCCTGCGGCTGCGCAAGGCCGCGCGCCGCAACCGGACCCGCGTCTACCACGTCGGCCAGTTCACGACCCCGGCCGTGGAGAAGACGTTCGGCACGCTGCTGGCCTGCGTGCCCGGCGGCGAGCCGGCCGCGCTCAACGCACTGCCCGAGCACGCCTCGGACGTCGTCGAGGACCTGGCCAAGCCCGGCTCGGTGATCCTGGTCGGCGAACGTGCCGCCGAGGTGCCGGGCCTGTTCTCGGCGGTCTCCGCGCTGGCCGCGCGCACCGGCGCCCGCGTCGCGTGGATCCCGCGCCGGGCGGGCGAACGCGGTGCCCTGGAAGCGGGTCTGCTGCCCACGCTGCTGCCCGGCGGTCGCCTGGTGACCGACGCGGACGCGCGGGCGCACGTCGAGCGCACGTGGGGCCTGGCCGAGGGTGCGCTGCCCGCGACCCCCGGCCGCGACTCCACCGGCATCCTCACCACCGCGGCGAGCGGCGGCCTGGACGCCCTCGTGGTCGGCGGCGTCGACCCGTACGACCTGCCGGACCCCGGTCTGGCGCTGCGCGCCCTGGAGCTGGCCGGGTTCGTGGTCAGCCTGGAGCAGCGGCACAGCGCGGTCACCGAGCACGCCGACGTGGTGCTGCCGGTCGCGCCGGCCGTCGAGAAGGCGGGCTCGTTCCTCAACTGGGAGGGCCGCCGCCGGACGTTCGGCACCACGCTGGAGGGCACGGGCACGCTGCCCGACAGCCGCGTGCTCGACACGCTGGCCGTCGAGATGGACGCGGACCTGTTCACCCAGACCCCGGCCGCCGCGTGGGCGGACTTCGAGCGGCTGGGCTCGGCGCCCGCCGCCGCGACCGCGCCGAGCGTGGTCGCGCCGCTGCCGACCCCGCCCCGCGCGGGTCAGGCGGTGCTCGCCACGTGGCGCCGGCTGCTGGACAACGGGACGCTCCAGGCCGACGAGCCGCACCTGGCGGCCACCGCCCGCGCGCTCGTCGCCAAGCTGTCGGTCGCGACCGCCGAGCACCTCGGCGTCGAACTCGGCGGCGACATCGTCGTCTCGACCGACCGGGGCGGGGTGACGCTGCCGGTGGAGGCGGCCGACCTGCCCGACGGCGTCGTGTGGCTGCCCGCAAACTCGGGCGAGGTCACCGTACGGCGCACCCTCGTCGCCGGCCACGGATCAGTGGTGGCCGTCTCCCGCGGAGGCAACGCATGAACACCGCGCAGCTCCTCGCCGACGACCCGTTGTGGCTGATCATCGTCAAGGTGGTCGGGATCTTCGCGTTCCTCGTGGTCATGACCCTGTTCATGATCAACTGGGAGCGCAAGGTCGTCGCGCGCATGCAGCAGCGGCCCGGACCCAACCGGGTCGGTCCCGGCGGCTGGCTCCAGTCGCTCGCGGACGGCCTGAAACTGGCGTTCAAGGAGGACATCCGCCCTGTCCTGGCGGACAAGTGGGTGTTCTTCCTCGCGCCGGTGATCTCCTGCATCCCCGCGTTCGTCGCCTTCTCGGTGATCCCGCTGGGCGGCAAGGTCACGATCTTCGGCGAGGAGACCGCGCTCCAGCTCGTCGACCTGCCGGTCGGCGTCCTGGTCGTGCTCGCCTGCTCCTCGCTGGGCGTCTACGGCATCGTGCTGTCGGGCTGGGCCTCCGGCTCGCCCTACCCGCTGCTGGGCGCGCTGCGCTCGGCCGCGCAGGTGATCTCCTACGAGATCGCCATGGGCCTGTCGATCGTCGCGGTCGTCATGCACTCGCACTCGCTGTCCACCTCGGACATCGTGAAGTCGCAGGGCAGCGGCTGGTACTTCTACCTGCTGCCGGTCAGCTTCGTGATCTACGTGATCTCCATGGTCGGCGAGACCAACCGCGCGCCGTTCGACCTGCCCGAGGCCGAGTCCGAGCTGGTCGGCGGCTTCCACACCGAGTACAGCTCGCTGAAGTTCGCGCTGTTCTTCCTCGCCGAGTACGTGAACATGGTGACCGTCTCGGCGCTGGCGACCACGCTGTTCCTCGGCGGCTACCGGTTCCCGTTCGTCGGCGACGACCACCTGCTCAACAGCGGCTGGTTCGGCCTGCTGTGGTTCGTGGTCAAGACGCTCGGGTTCCTGTTCCTGTTCATCTGGCTGCGCGGCACGCTGCCCCGCCTGCGCTACGACCAGTTCATGCGTCTGGGCTGGAAGTTCCTGGTCCCGATCGCGCTGGTCTGGTTCGTGGCCGTGGCGTTCGCCCGCTACGTGCGCCGGGAGATCGAGCAGGGCGCCTTGGAGACGAGCACCGCACTGGTCGTGATCGGCGTCGTGCTGGTCGCCGTGCTGCTGATCGCCTTCATGCTGCCGGACCGCCGGGCCCGCGTGGACCCGAACGCGGTGCCGGTGACCGGGGGCGGCTACCCCCTCCCGCCGCTGGACCTCGAAGTGCCGAAGTCGCCGCCGCGTCGCCGCCAGGTGCCCGTCGCGCAGCTACCGGCGAAGGAGAACACCGCGGTCACCGTGTCTGCAAAGGAGGTCGGCAATGGGGATGCTTGATCCCGTCAAGGGCTTCGGCGTGACCTTCGGGACGATGTTCAAGAAGGTCGTCACCGAGGAGTACCCCGAGGTCCAGAAGGTCACCGCACCCCGGTTCCACGGCCGCCACCAGCTCAACCGGCACCCGGACGGCCTGGAGAAGTGCGTCGGCTGCGAGCTGTGCGCGTGGGCGTGCCCGGCGGACGCGATCTTCGTGGAGGGCGGCGACAACACCGAGGACGAGCGCTACTCGCCCGGTGAGCGCTACGGCGCCGACTACCAGATCAACTACCTGCGGTGCATCGGCTGCGGCCTGTGCATCGAGGCGTGTCCGACCCGCTCGCTCACCATGACCAACGAGTTCGAGCTGGCCGACGACAACCGGCAGAAGCTGATCTTCACCAAGGAGGACCTGCTCGCGCCCCTGCTGCCCGGCATGCAGCAGCCGCCGCACAAGATGCTGCTGGGCGAGAACGAGCAGGACTACTACGTGAACGGCCCGGCCCTGGCGAAGGAGGCCGGCCAGTGATCGGCGCCCTCCTCGCCCAGATCGAAGAGCCCGTGCAGCAGGCGGTCGACACCGTCACCACCGGCGAGGCCGTCGCGTTCTGGGTGCTCGGCCCGCTGGCCCTGGCCGGCGCGCTGGGCATGCTCTTCGCCCGCAACGCCGTGCACTCGGCGCTGTGGCTGGTGCTCACCATGCTCAGCCTCGGCGTGCTCTACATGGTCCAGCAGGCGCCGTTCCTCGGCTTCGTGCAGATCATCGTCTACACCGG includes the following:
- the nuoF gene encoding NADH-quinone oxidoreductase subunit NuoF, which codes for MVDQLTPVLTKRWLSPRSWTLKTYEQLEGYTALRKALTAHPDQLIQQCKDSGLRGRGGAGFPTGLKWGFIPQNDGKPHYLVINADEGEPGTCKDVPLMMADPHSLIEGIIITSYAIRANFAAIYVRGEVLHCIRRLNAAVREAYEAGYLGKDILGSGFDLDLVVHAGAGAYICGEETALLDSLEGRRGQPRLKPPFPATSGLYASPTVVNNVETIASVPYIVNGGADWFRSMGRERSPGPKIYSLSGHVERPGQYEAPMGITLRELLDLAGGMKDGIPLKFWTPGGSSTPLFTAEHLDVPLDFEGAAEAGSMLGTTALQIFNTTVSVPWAVMKWTEFYKHESCGKCTPCREGTYWLVQILQRMVRGEGTAGDIDTLLDVCDNILGRSFCALGDGAVSPITSGIKYFKQEFLDLCDRNSAARYEETLAGAGA
- a CDS encoding NADH-quinone oxidoreductase subunit G — encoded protein: MTIAPDKSTELVVPEGHVKLVIDGLEVVAPKGELLIRTAERLGIVVPRFCDHPLLDPAGACRQCLVEVEMGGRPMPKPQASCTMTVADGMVVKTQLSSPVADKAQQGVMELLLINHPLDCPICDKGGECPLQNQAMKHGRADSRFHEHKRTFPKPIAVSAQVLLDRERCVLCQRCTRFSKEIAGDHHFLDLLERGAQQQIGTAETARIEGAEADRNQSYFSGNTIQICPVGALTSAAYRFRARPFDLVSTPGVCEHCSSGCAERTDWRRGKVQRKLAADDPEVNEEWLCDKGRFAFRHVTSTDRITRPLIRDEATGELRDASWTEALRHAAEGLAKARDGKGVGVLAGGRLTVEDAYAYSKFARIAVRTNDVDFRARPHSDEETAFLTAEVLGRTPETGGVTFRGIEQAPAALLVAFEPEEEAPIVFLRLRKAARRNRTRVYHVGQFTTPAVEKTFGTLLACVPGGEPAALNALPEHASDVVEDLAKPGSVILVGERAAEVPGLFSAVSALAARTGARVAWIPRRAGERGALEAGLLPTLLPGGRLVTDADARAHVERTWGLAEGALPATPGRDSTGILTTAASGGLDALVVGGVDPYDLPDPGLALRALELAGFVVSLEQRHSAVTEHADVVLPVAPAVEKAGSFLNWEGRRRTFGTTLEGTGTLPDSRVLDTLAVEMDADLFTQTPAAAWADFERLGSAPAAATAPSVVAPLPTPPRAGQAVLATWRRLLDNGTLQADEPHLAATARALVAKLSVATAEHLGVELGGDIVVSTDRGGVTLPVEAADLPDGVVWLPANSGEVTVRRTLVAGHGSVVAVSRGGNA
- the nuoI gene encoding NADH-quinone oxidoreductase subunit NuoI, with amino-acid sequence MGMLDPVKGFGVTFGTMFKKVVTEEYPEVQKVTAPRFHGRHQLNRHPDGLEKCVGCELCAWACPADAIFVEGGDNTEDERYSPGERYGADYQINYLRCIGCGLCIEACPTRSLTMTNEFELADDNRQKLIFTKEDLLAPLLPGMQQPPHKMLLGENEQDYYVNGPALAKEAGQ
- the nuoE gene encoding NADH-quinone oxidoreductase subunit NuoE, whose amino-acid sequence is MTQTQEPVIFDQGTVDRANALVARYPVPRSALLPMLHLVQSVEGYVSQAGIAFCAERLDLTTAEVSAVATFYTMYKRRPCGEHLVSVCTNTLCAALGGDAIYAKLREHLGSEGRPLGHEETSGEPGTPGSITLEHAECLAACDLGPVLQVNYEFYDNQTPEKALELVQRLQTGEKPAPTRGAALTDFRQAELQLAGFFEGRDAADLDGPSAAPETVRGAKIAADRGFTAPAMPDNAEFPPLPEKK
- a CDS encoding NADH-quinone oxidoreductase subunit A gives rise to the protein MLQPYLPLVLMFALAAAFALFSVTAAPYIGPRRYNKAKLDAYECGIEPSPQPVVGGGRMPVAYYLTAMLFILFDIEMVFLYPFAVSADRLGLFGLVEIALFVATVGFAYAYVWRRGGLDWN
- a CDS encoding NuoB/complex I 20 kDa subunit family protein — its product is MGLEEKLPNGILLASVEKLVNWTRKSSLWPATFGLACCAIEMMTTGGPRYDLARFGMEVFRASPRQADLMIVAGRVTNKMAPVLRQIYDQMPEPRWVLAMGVCASSGGMFNNYAVVQGVDHVVPVDMYLPGCPPRPEMLIDAILKIHAKIMDEPLGPTRAALLAESGKTTDLIPSSQRFAKK
- a CDS encoding NADH-quinone oxidoreductase subunit D — encoded protein: MTEQRVSDYTTGTDTSAEGRASDAYAGSRQTTEGTVYTVTGGDWDDVLADAAGEERIVMNLGPQHPSTHGVLRLVLELEGETVTQARSVIGYLHTGIEKNVEYRNWTQGVTFVTRTDYLAPLHHETAYCLAVEKLLGVEVPYRAQVARVILMELNRISSHLVALATGGMELGALTGMTAGFREREEVLHLLEFLTGLRMNHAYIRPGGLAQDFPQGAENRIREFLKVMDSRLPDYDKLLTGQPIWRNRLQGIGYLPVDACLALGITGPILRSAGLPWDLRKIEPYSGYEHYKFDVPTSNEADSFARYRLRVEEMHQSLKIIKQGVDFLQPGPVMVEDAKIAWPAQLTIGADGMGNSLEHVRKIMGQSMESLIHHFKLVTEGFQVPAGQVYVPVESPRGELGYHVVSDGGTRPLRVHMREPSFVNLQSMPAMCEGSMVADVIASVASIDPVMGGCDR
- a CDS encoding NADH-quinone oxidoreductase subunit C; amino-acid sequence: MADEKNPEALSSADLTPAEAAEHQAHGGVVAGRARQGMFGISGSGDTSGFGGLRLPAHVAARSERPYGGWFDEVADELAAAIREKGLPDDTVQQVTVAHGEITFYLRREHLVDTARILRDDPALRFELCSSVSGVDYGADAPQRLHSVYHLTSMTYRRRIRLEVAVDVDDARIPSVVSVYPTADWQEREAWDMFGIVYEGHPGLTRILMPDDWDGHPQRKDYPLGGIPVEYKGAEIPPPDQRRSYS
- the nuoH gene encoding NADH-quinone oxidoreductase subunit NuoH, whose translation is MNTAQLLADDPLWLIIVKVVGIFAFLVVMTLFMINWERKVVARMQQRPGPNRVGPGGWLQSLADGLKLAFKEDIRPVLADKWVFFLAPVISCIPAFVAFSVIPLGGKVTIFGEETALQLVDLPVGVLVVLACSSLGVYGIVLSGWASGSPYPLLGALRSAAQVISYEIAMGLSIVAVVMHSHSLSTSDIVKSQGSGWYFYLLPVSFVIYVISMVGETNRAPFDLPEAESELVGGFHTEYSSLKFALFFLAEYVNMVTVSALATTLFLGGYRFPFVGDDHLLNSGWFGLLWFVVKTLGFLFLFIWLRGTLPRLRYDQFMRLGWKFLVPIALVWFVAVAFARYVRREIEQGALETSTALVVIGVVLVAVLLIAFMLPDRRARVDPNAVPVTGGGYPLPPLDLEVPKSPPRRRQVPVAQLPAKENTAVTVSAKEVGNGDA